In the genome of Coraliomargarita algicola, one region contains:
- a CDS encoding 3-ketoacyl-ACP reductase, whose product MTTSNKPVAFVTGGSRGIGFGCASQLAKLGFDIAINGMRDESALAEPIAALKALGADVVYCQGDIGSADARSAMLDKIKAHFGKLNVLVNNAGVAPKERKDILEATEESFDYVVGTNVKGPYFLSQAAANWMIEQKAADTEGFYAIINVGSISATVVSVNRGEYCVSKAGIAMMSQLFAARLGEFGIPVYEIRPGVIKTDMTSGVTDKYDALIEDGLCVTKRWGFPDDIGKAVGSLASGDFPYSTGQVIMVDGGLTMPRL is encoded by the coding sequence ATGACTACTTCAAACAAACCTGTCGCATTCGTCACGGGGGGCTCGCGTGGCATCGGCTTCGGCTGCGCTTCGCAACTCGCTAAGCTTGGTTTCGACATCGCTATCAATGGCATGCGCGACGAATCGGCACTGGCCGAGCCCATCGCTGCACTGAAAGCACTGGGCGCAGATGTTGTCTATTGCCAAGGCGACATCGGCTCAGCCGATGCCCGCAGCGCCATGCTGGATAAGATCAAAGCACACTTCGGCAAGCTTAACGTGTTGGTCAACAATGCAGGCGTGGCCCCTAAGGAACGCAAGGACATCTTGGAAGCCACCGAAGAGAGCTTCGACTATGTCGTCGGCACCAATGTTAAAGGCCCCTACTTCCTGAGCCAAGCCGCCGCCAATTGGATGATTGAACAAAAAGCCGCCGACACGGAGGGCTTTTACGCCATCATCAATGTCGGCTCCATCTCGGCCACTGTCGTTTCAGTCAACCGCGGTGAATACTGCGTCTCTAAGGCCGGGATCGCAATGATGTCGCAACTCTTTGCGGCACGTCTCGGTGAGTTCGGTATTCCGGTGTATGAGATCCGCCCAGGCGTGATCAAGACCGACATGACCAGCGGCGTCACAGACAAGTATGACGCACTCATCGAAGACGGGCTCTGCGTAACCAAACGCTGGGGCTTCCCGGACGACATCGGTAAAGCAGTGGGCTCCCTGGCATCGGGTGACTTCCCCTATTCGACAGGACAAGTCATCATGGTCGACGGCGGCCTCACCATGCCACGTCTATAA
- the dusB gene encoding tRNA dihydrouridine synthase DusB codes for MLPWFQNGQFPLYLAPMARFTDIIFREFCKQQGADVMVTEFVQADALTREDPKLWETVDFTEAQRPMGVQIFGSNPESMAAAARMLTERLQPDFIDINFGCPADRVICMDAGSSMLRNPKKLGQVTGAVVKAVPDTPVTVKIRTGWDDDTIVAKEVGHIVEGEGAQALAIHGRTKVQGYRGDANWPVIAEVAEELTIPVIGNGNISSAEDVIRIREQTRCAGLMIGRAALGYPWIFRDIKHYLKHGVVPEPPSIAERWDTIIDYTRKIMARPFREQRHSDLRWMRPKFIALTKGMEGSRRIRGALGQVNQIEDLERVAQMHIARIEQSE; via the coding sequence ATGCTTCCTTGGTTTCAAAATGGGCAATTTCCGTTGTATCTCGCGCCGATGGCCCGATTTACCGACATCATTTTTCGTGAGTTCTGCAAGCAGCAGGGCGCGGATGTGATGGTGACTGAGTTTGTGCAGGCAGATGCCTTGACTCGGGAGGACCCGAAATTGTGGGAGACGGTGGACTTTACGGAGGCGCAACGTCCTATGGGCGTGCAGATCTTTGGCTCAAATCCGGAGTCGATGGCTGCCGCAGCACGCATGCTAACAGAGCGCTTGCAGCCCGATTTTATTGACATAAATTTTGGTTGTCCGGCGGATCGTGTGATCTGCATGGATGCGGGCTCATCGATGTTGCGCAATCCAAAGAAATTGGGGCAGGTGACGGGTGCTGTGGTGAAAGCCGTGCCGGATACACCTGTAACGGTAAAAATACGTACCGGCTGGGATGATGATACGATCGTGGCCAAAGAAGTCGGGCACATCGTGGAAGGCGAGGGCGCGCAAGCGCTCGCAATCCACGGGCGTACCAAGGTGCAAGGCTACCGTGGCGATGCCAATTGGCCAGTGATCGCGGAGGTGGCTGAAGAGTTGACGATCCCGGTGATTGGCAATGGCAACATCAGCAGTGCTGAAGATGTGATCCGCATTCGCGAGCAGACCCGCTGTGCGGGCTTAATGATCGGGCGTGCGGCGCTGGGCTACCCTTGGATCTTTCGTGATATTAAGCACTATTTGAAACATGGCGTGGTACCCGAGCCCCCAAGCATCGCTGAGCGTTGGGATACGATTATTGATTACACACGTAAAATTATGGCGCGACCTTTTCGCGAGCAGCGACACAGCGACTTGCGCTGGATGCGTCCTAAGTTTATCGCTCTCACTAAAGGCATGGAGGGCTCGCGCAGGATTCGTGGTGCCCTCGGTCAAGTGAACCAGATCGAAGATCTGGAACGGGTGGCGCAGATGCACATAGCGCGTATCGAGCAGTCTGAGTAG
- a CDS encoding ABC transporter substrate-binding protein yields MQQLLTTSLILLWSIAFCQAATPTASSLAYAQNFELVEHSGYQLLTVKNLFRNSSRSHRYALVPREAALPKQLPQDALVIRTPVRRVVVMETVYIGYLDALDQLDRIVGAATVDFISEPSIRERTRNGSIKTIQIGQSLNIESLLLLQPDLILTSISGDPSFDVPPKLIRSGLPVVITASYMERHPLARAEWIKFLAPFFEVSEKANEVFKASAQRYEALRASTQSIQERPSVFCSAPYSGTWHVAGGDSFTARAIKDAGGHYLWSDNDSQGGIPLDTERVFLKAAEADYWIDPSAYRSLAELFAADPRFTKFRATQIGQVYNNTRQVGPHGGNNIWERGIVHPEEILADLIKIFHPERLPEHELIYYENLK; encoded by the coding sequence ATGCAACAGCTTTTGACCACTAGCCTAATATTGCTCTGGAGCATCGCATTCTGTCAGGCAGCGACGCCCACAGCCAGTTCGCTGGCATATGCACAGAATTTCGAACTCGTGGAGCACAGCGGCTATCAACTATTGACGGTCAAAAACCTCTTTCGCAATTCCAGTCGCAGCCATCGCTACGCGCTCGTGCCGCGAGAGGCAGCACTGCCGAAGCAATTACCTCAAGATGCGCTCGTCATTCGCACGCCCGTGCGACGAGTCGTCGTCATGGAGACCGTTTACATCGGCTACTTAGACGCCCTCGACCAACTCGATCGCATCGTGGGTGCCGCCACCGTCGATTTCATCAGTGAGCCTAGCATCCGCGAGCGCACACGTAACGGCTCAATTAAAACCATCCAAATCGGCCAAAGTTTAAACATCGAAAGTCTACTGCTACTACAGCCGGACTTAATCCTGACAAGTATCTCAGGCGATCCAAGCTTTGACGTGCCACCGAAACTCATCCGTTCCGGCCTGCCAGTCGTCATCACAGCCAGCTACATGGAACGCCACCCACTCGCACGCGCGGAATGGATCAAATTCTTGGCACCTTTTTTCGAAGTGTCCGAAAAGGCAAACGAAGTCTTTAAAGCATCCGCCCAGCGCTATGAAGCGCTGCGTGCATCCACTCAAAGCATACAAGAGCGCCCAAGCGTATTTTGCAGCGCCCCCTACTCTGGCACTTGGCACGTAGCGGGCGGCGATAGCTTCACCGCCCGAGCTATTAAAGACGCAGGTGGCCACTACCTCTGGTCCGACAACGACAGCCAAGGAGGCATTCCACTGGACACCGAACGTGTCTTTCTCAAAGCCGCCGAAGCGGACTACTGGATCGACCCCAGCGCGTATCGCAGCTTGGCGGAGCTCTTCGCCGCGGACCCTCGCTTTACCAAATTTCGCGCCACACAGATTGGGCAGGTTTACAACAACACCCGCCAAGTCGGCCCGCACGGCGGCAACAATATTTGGGAGCGCGGGATCGTGCATCCAGAAGAAATACTTGCCGATCTCATCAAGATCTTCCACCCAGAGCGACTGCCCGAACACGAACTGATCTATTACGAAAATTTAAAATAA
- a CDS encoding DEAD/DEAH box helicase gives MESYRPNQAFELQYPEWNDWHATTLKEISAPKTLEQGCMLFVDGQVSGLKPQPDQKGFEARVRADKEYTLTLQRLPNKNPTWQCECNRGNKAAPCEHTVATLAALAYIFHQYNFINLSPIQANIDLLARSIDLSSKTSRKQLTRLRLEPHNQKTAIVRGNAALPQELCYQVNPYCHLNSKAKTCLQLPPYDEWGAVIDLHRYATEKQIQFEAETSPKQYIEIRPQIGIIHPEISFDYASKKQLVIVDSTFKEEKADSVVEYFSDEGVLLSDGTLAEVAIEDIEYLLDTFEPATDHYESGETAAIGISPENFNRLALALDSQQRTKLRKANFARNGVPVILEPGNADSTPLKLSLRIKSPSKSRKSDYAYSLDATVDQHLVDTSSFISGWWDLANKAAKDVPLMGSNLRIRKLLEISNKLPLLPNTKERYALIDAMLECPSFKKPEFRKAAKRFLKSIESNYCRGNETIPMIFKNGSKRGSTQSPWRQVQLPMAAILQIITELNLVSSTYASKRKRSDSKQDELAILQRLALVCDANEIELSVDGQPLESVAIDIDIAVMSDAKLDWFELKAEIRCGEATIPRAQWELLLQGQLLIKINGRTVIPRLDKEAAVRQLIALVPDLAKGSKHKHDEAIGRASRLDMLQWIALRREGAHVQLPPAAETIFNALLTFEGIPKRPLPRSIQAKLRDYQKHGYDWLVFLYEHRFGACLADDMGLGKTLQAITFLTYVKNHTKTRTRFLVVVPPSLLFNWRNEFDQFSPKIKIAEYAGTKRDFTSCKKADLILTTYDILRRDIKIIAAEHFEAVVFDEAQTLKNHTSRRTKAAHRLNRRFTLCLTGTPMENHPGEFHTIMELALPGLMGSYDAFQKDLREGNRTPLRRAQPFLLRRTKSAILKELPPKQETDLYLDMSKEQKEIYTRTVGEVREEVLSAYQEKTKSQAGIVALAALTRLRQTCVSPELLGKPMKKPAPKIDYLNNKLAELVDEGHSALVFSQFIGSLDCIENALIAQGLAPLRLDGSTPTTKRTQLVETFQKSKTPQVFLISLRAGGVGLNLTNASYVIHVDPWWNPAVENQASDRAHRIGQKQTVFIQRLLMRHTVEEKIMVLKKRKQALFESIVNEGSSGKKGQALISKEDFQFLLSEET, from the coding sequence ATGGAGTCTTACCGACCGAACCAAGCTTTCGAATTGCAGTATCCAGAATGGAACGATTGGCATGCGACGACTTTAAAAGAAATTTCCGCCCCCAAAACACTCGAACAGGGATGCATGCTTTTCGTGGATGGTCAGGTGAGCGGTCTAAAACCCCAGCCAGATCAAAAGGGCTTTGAGGCCAGGGTGCGTGCCGACAAAGAATACACACTTACCCTGCAGAGATTGCCCAATAAAAACCCGACTTGGCAGTGTGAATGTAATCGGGGCAATAAAGCGGCACCCTGCGAGCACACAGTCGCGACATTAGCCGCGCTGGCCTACATCTTTCATCAATATAATTTTATAAATCTAAGCCCCATCCAGGCCAATATAGACCTACTCGCTCGAAGCATTGACCTCAGCTCGAAAACCAGCCGGAAGCAACTGACTCGACTTCGCCTCGAGCCCCATAACCAAAAGACCGCCATCGTTCGAGGAAACGCGGCCCTCCCCCAAGAATTATGCTATCAAGTGAACCCTTACTGTCACTTGAACTCAAAAGCGAAAACTTGTCTTCAACTCCCCCCCTACGATGAATGGGGTGCAGTAATCGATCTGCACCGCTATGCCACAGAAAAGCAGATCCAGTTCGAAGCGGAAACGAGCCCCAAGCAGTACATTGAGATTCGACCGCAGATCGGAATTATCCATCCTGAAATCTCCTTCGACTATGCGTCCAAAAAACAATTGGTGATAGTAGACTCTACATTCAAAGAAGAGAAGGCTGATTCAGTCGTCGAATATTTCTCCGATGAAGGCGTGCTCTTGTCCGACGGCACACTCGCGGAAGTCGCCATCGAGGACATTGAATACCTCCTCGACACCTTCGAGCCCGCCACAGACCATTATGAATCCGGGGAAACAGCCGCCATCGGCATTTCCCCAGAAAACTTCAACAGACTCGCCCTCGCACTCGACAGCCAGCAGCGCACAAAGCTAAGAAAGGCTAATTTCGCACGAAATGGAGTTCCCGTTATTCTTGAACCCGGCAATGCTGATAGCACGCCACTCAAACTATCGCTGCGAATTAAGTCCCCCAGTAAGTCCAGGAAGAGTGACTACGCTTACTCTTTGGACGCCACTGTGGATCAGCATTTAGTGGATACCTCCAGCTTCATCTCTGGCTGGTGGGATCTAGCCAATAAAGCCGCAAAGGACGTCCCCCTAATGGGCAGCAATTTACGCATTCGCAAGTTGCTCGAAATTTCAAACAAACTACCGCTGCTCCCGAACACCAAGGAACGCTATGCTTTAATCGATGCGATGCTGGAATGTCCCAGCTTTAAGAAGCCCGAATTCCGCAAGGCTGCCAAACGTTTTTTAAAGTCGATCGAATCCAACTACTGTCGCGGAAATGAGACAATTCCGATGATTTTCAAGAATGGCAGTAAGCGAGGCTCCACCCAATCTCCTTGGCGACAAGTGCAGCTCCCCATGGCTGCCATCCTACAAATCATTACAGAGTTAAATCTGGTTAGCAGCACATACGCTAGCAAGCGAAAGCGTTCGGACAGTAAGCAAGATGAGCTCGCTATCTTACAGCGGCTCGCCTTGGTCTGCGATGCCAACGAGATCGAGCTCTCCGTGGACGGGCAGCCGCTGGAGTCTGTCGCGATCGACATCGACATCGCAGTCATGTCCGATGCCAAACTCGACTGGTTTGAGCTCAAGGCAGAAATTCGTTGCGGCGAAGCGACCATACCACGCGCTCAATGGGAACTGCTGCTGCAAGGGCAACTCTTAATTAAGATCAATGGCCGCACCGTCATTCCGCGGCTCGACAAGGAAGCCGCCGTGCGACAGCTCATCGCCCTGGTCCCCGATCTCGCTAAGGGTTCCAAGCACAAGCATGACGAAGCCATCGGCAGGGCCTCGCGCTTGGACATGCTGCAATGGATCGCCCTCCGGCGCGAAGGTGCCCATGTGCAGCTGCCTCCGGCAGCCGAAACAATCTTCAATGCCTTGCTCACATTCGAAGGCATCCCCAAGCGCCCACTTCCACGCAGCATTCAGGCAAAGCTGCGTGACTACCAAAAGCACGGCTACGATTGGCTGGTATTTCTATACGAGCACCGCTTTGGAGCCTGCTTGGCAGATGACATGGGGCTAGGTAAAACCCTTCAAGCGATCACATTCCTCACTTATGTTAAAAATCACACCAAGACTCGCACACGCTTCCTGGTGGTAGTGCCCCCCAGCCTACTCTTTAACTGGCGCAACGAGTTTGATCAATTTTCCCCGAAAATAAAGATTGCGGAATACGCAGGCACAAAGCGCGACTTCACCAGCTGCAAAAAGGCCGACCTCATTCTAACGACCTACGACATCCTCCGCCGCGACATAAAAATAATTGCAGCGGAGCACTTCGAAGCAGTCGTCTTTGACGAAGCACAAACGCTCAAAAATCACACTTCACGCCGCACTAAAGCCGCCCACCGCTTAAATCGACGCTTCACACTTTGCCTCACAGGCACGCCCATGGAAAATCATCCCGGCGAATTTCACACCATTATGGAACTGGCGCTTCCAGGGCTGATGGGCAGCTACGATGCTTTTCAAAAAGATCTACGCGAAGGCAACCGGACGCCCCTGCGCCGCGCACAGCCCTTCTTGCTGCGACGGACCAAGAGCGCCATCCTCAAAGAGCTACCGCCCAAGCAAGAGACGGATCTCTATCTCGACATGAGCAAAGAGCAAAAAGAGATCTACACCCGCACCGTTGGCGAGGTGCGTGAAGAAGTGCTCTCCGCCTACCAAGAAAAGACCAAATCGCAAGCAGGCATCGTCGCGCTCGCCGCGCTGACTCGCCTACGGCAGACTTGTGTCTCCCCCGAACTGCTGGGTAAGCCCATGAAAAAGCCAGCACCAAAGATCGACTATCTAAACAACAAGTTAGCCGAACTTGTAGACGAAGGACACTCCGCCCTAGTCTTTTCGCAGTTTATCGGCAGCCTCGACTGCATCGAAAACGCCCTCATAGCACAAGGTCTGGCCCCGCTCCGACTCGACGGCTCAACCCCCACCACCAAGCGTACACAGTTGGTCGAAACGTTTCAAAAATCAAAGACGCCACAGGTATTTTTAATCAGCCTCAGAGCTGGAGGCGTCGGACTCAACCTAACGAACGCCAGTTATGTAATACACGTAGATCCTTGGTGGAACCCCGCCGTCGAAAACCAGGCCAGCGATCGTGCCCATCGCATCGGACAAAAGCAGACCGTCTTTATACAACGCCTACTCATGCGCCACACCGTCGAAGAAAAAATCATGGTACTCAAGAAGCGTAAACAAGCACTGTTTGAATCGATCGTAAACGAGGGCAGTTCCGGTAAAAAAGGTCAGGCGCTCATCAGCAAAGAAGACTTCCAGTTTCTACTGTCTGAAGAAACTTAG
- the hsdR gene encoding EcoAI/FtnUII family type I restriction enzme subunit R translates to MNKKDLSERDICTKFINPSIKSAGWDIDTQVREEVGFTDGRIYVRGKLHTRGAQKRADYILYYKPNIPIAVIEAKDNKHTVGAGIQQALDYAETLEIPFVFSSNGDGFIFHDRTITSGQIESELDLDSFPSPETLWEKYKAYKGISEEAASIVSQDYFSDGSGRSPRYYQQIAINRTVEAVAKNEGDNRHILVMATGTGKTYVAFQLIYRLWKSGIKKRILFLADRTSLIDQTVRGDFRHFKDAMTVIKHKQIDTAYNIYLALYQGLSDNKNPDNDAYKQFSSDFFDLVIVDECHRGSAREDSKWREILEYFKGATHIGLTATPKETKVVSSSEYFGDPLYTYSLKQGIDDGFLAPYKVIKVTLDIDAEGWRPPKGFKDKDGQEVEDRIYNRTDFDKHIIVEERRQLVAQKITEFLKGSDRFSKTIVFCVDIEHAEGMRKALANANPDLVSANSKYVMQITGDNKEGKDQLDAFIHPAETYPVIATTSKLMTTGVDAQTCKLIVLDSNIGSMTEFKQIIGRGTRINEDYGKHYFTIMDFRSVTALFADKDFDGDPVRVKEAGENDDISSTDEESDDSPITDKLTGDDIEFLEPETPDITLDEEGAEYGKKRKVTVNGVEVTVIKERVQYMGGDGKIITESLRDYTRKNVRTSYSSLDAFLMSWREADKKRAIVEELEQHGVLFAALQDEVGSAFDPFDLICHVAFEQKPLTRKERADNVKKRNYFTKYGDLARTVLDSLLDKYADDGLLDLENPAIITLDPIKRLGTAPEIVRAFGGKPAYDAAIRELTNELYHSA, encoded by the coding sequence ATGAATAAAAAAGACCTAAGTGAACGCGACATCTGCACGAAGTTCATTAATCCCAGTATCAAGAGCGCTGGATGGGACATCGACACACAGGTTCGCGAAGAAGTCGGCTTTACCGATGGTCGCATCTACGTCAGGGGAAAACTTCACACCCGCGGCGCACAGAAACGCGCGGACTACATTCTCTACTACAAGCCCAACATCCCTATCGCCGTCATCGAGGCGAAGGACAATAAACACACCGTCGGCGCGGGCATCCAACAAGCGCTCGACTATGCTGAAACGCTGGAGATTCCCTTCGTCTTCAGTAGCAACGGCGACGGCTTCATCTTTCACGACCGCACCATCACTTCCGGCCAGATCGAATCAGAGCTAGACCTCGATTCATTCCCATCCCCCGAAACCCTTTGGGAGAAATACAAAGCCTACAAAGGCATCTCCGAGGAAGCGGCCTCGATTGTCTCACAAGACTATTTCTCTGACGGCTCAGGCCGCTCCCCCCGCTACTACCAGCAGATCGCCATCAACCGCACCGTCGAAGCCGTTGCGAAGAACGAAGGCGACAACCGCCACATCCTCGTCATGGCGACCGGAACGGGCAAAACCTACGTCGCCTTCCAACTGATCTACCGCCTCTGGAAAAGCGGGATAAAAAAGCGCATTCTTTTCCTGGCCGACCGCACCTCCCTCATTGACCAAACCGTCCGGGGCGACTTCCGCCACTTCAAGGACGCGATGACTGTGATCAAGCACAAGCAGATCGATACCGCCTACAATATCTACCTCGCGCTCTATCAGGGCCTCTCCGACAACAAAAACCCGGACAACGACGCTTACAAACAATTCAGCTCCGACTTCTTCGACCTAGTCATCGTCGACGAGTGCCATCGCGGTAGCGCCCGCGAAGACAGCAAGTGGCGGGAGATTCTCGAATACTTCAAAGGTGCCACTCACATTGGCCTGACCGCTACGCCCAAAGAAACCAAGGTCGTTTCCAGCTCCGAATATTTCGGTGATCCACTCTACACCTACTCGCTCAAGCAAGGCATCGACGACGGATTCCTCGCACCCTACAAAGTGATCAAGGTCACTCTCGACATCGACGCCGAGGGTTGGCGTCCGCCAAAAGGCTTCAAGGATAAGGACGGCCAAGAGGTCGAAGACCGCATTTATAACCGCACCGATTTCGACAAACACATCATCGTCGAAGAACGCCGCCAACTGGTCGCCCAAAAGATCACCGAATTCCTCAAGGGCAGCGATCGCTTCTCCAAAACCATCGTCTTCTGTGTCGATATCGAGCACGCCGAAGGCATGCGCAAGGCACTGGCCAACGCCAACCCCGACCTCGTCTCAGCAAACAGCAAATACGTGATGCAAATCACGGGCGACAACAAGGAAGGGAAGGATCAGCTCGACGCCTTCATCCACCCTGCCGAGACTTACCCTGTCATCGCGACGACCTCCAAGCTCATGACCACGGGTGTCGACGCTCAGACCTGTAAGCTCATCGTGCTCGACTCGAACATCGGCTCCATGACCGAGTTCAAGCAAATCATCGGACGCGGCACCCGCATTAACGAAGACTACGGCAAACACTACTTCACCATCATGGATTTCCGTAGTGTCACCGCGCTCTTCGCCGACAAAGATTTCGACGGCGATCCCGTCCGCGTGAAGGAAGCCGGCGAAAACGACGACATCTCCAGCACCGACGAAGAAAGCGACGATTCCCCGATCACCGACAAACTCACCGGCGACGACATCGAATTCCTAGAACCAGAGACTCCCGATATCACCTTGGACGAAGAAGGAGCCGAATACGGCAAGAAGCGTAAGGTCACGGTCAATGGCGTCGAAGTCACCGTGATCAAAGAGCGCGTTCAATACATGGGGGGCGACGGCAAGATCATCACCGAGAGCTTGCGCGACTACACCCGCAAGAACGTCCGCACCAGCTACAGCTCTCTAGATGCCTTCCTGATGTCCTGGCGCGAAGCCGACAAAAAACGCGCCATCGTCGAGGAGCTCGAACAACATGGCGTCCTCTTCGCCGCCTTGCAGGATGAAGTCGGCTCCGCCTTCGATCCCTTCGACCTCATTTGCCACGTCGCCTTCGAGCAAAAACCACTCACCCGCAAGGAACGCGCCGACAACGTCAAGAAGCGCAACTACTTCACCAAGTATGGCGACCTCGCCCGCACCGTCCTCGATAGCCTGCTCGATAAATACGCCGACGACGGCCTACTCGACCTCGAGAACCCCGCCATCATCACACTCGATCCCATCAAACGCCTCGGCACCGCCCCCGAGATCGTTCGCGCCTTCGGCGGCAAGCCCGCTTACGACGCCGCCATCCGCGAACTCACCAACGAACTCTATCACAGCGCGTAA
- a CDS encoding RNA-binding domain-containing protein, whose amino-acid sequence MKSKMELTERLHRLISAWESEVVEFKQADNNFKTSELGHYFSALANEANLRGIESAWLVFGVNNKTRTICGTNYKPKPEHLMALKNDVRAGLEPSMTFREIHEIELPEGRVLLFEIPPAPAGMPIGWNGFRYARSGESLCALDIEKEDRIRAQSSKEEWAAGIASNATMSDLSPEALQRARQIFSKNNTSRFSEEEIEQWQDIDFLQRLGLLRDNQITNAALLLLGRPESAVLLNPHPAQITWKLESTESAYQHYGPPFLLNTSIIYQRIRNIKIRLLPANELIGEDVSKYDQKVVLEGLHNAIAHQDYRQNARVILTEFTDTLSIENEGTFYEGDPSLYIEGRKTPRRYRNTFLVKAMAQLGMIDTMGYGIHRMYRKQAARSFPLPDYNLSDNNAVQLTLYGKIVDPAYTRLLLQHTEIPLNDVMALDRIQKGLPADDRIVARLRKAKWIEGRKPNLHISAEVAAATESKAAYIRTRAQDDTFYEKLIIDYLNQYNRASRTEIDQLLLSKLSDGLTEAQKTNKVRNLLTRLRIEKKIHNIGSRGKPSWALLKSNDI is encoded by the coding sequence ATGAAATCTAAAATGGAACTCACAGAACGACTACACAGGCTCATCTCCGCTTGGGAAAGCGAAGTAGTTGAGTTCAAACAGGCAGATAACAATTTCAAAACATCAGAGTTAGGCCACTACTTCTCGGCCTTAGCCAATGAGGCAAATCTCAGAGGTATTGAATCAGCCTGGCTGGTCTTTGGAGTAAACAATAAAACCAGAACCATCTGCGGAACCAATTACAAACCCAAGCCAGAACATTTGATGGCCCTCAAAAACGATGTTAGAGCAGGCCTCGAGCCTTCGATGACATTTCGCGAGATCCACGAGATTGAACTCCCGGAAGGACGGGTCTTGCTATTTGAGATACCACCCGCACCCGCGGGCATGCCAATCGGATGGAACGGCTTTCGTTATGCCCGCTCAGGTGAAAGTTTGTGCGCCCTCGACATCGAGAAGGAGGATCGCATCCGAGCTCAATCTTCGAAGGAAGAATGGGCCGCTGGCATCGCTTCCAACGCCACGATGAGCGACCTATCGCCCGAAGCATTACAACGTGCACGCCAAATTTTCAGCAAAAATAATACGTCTCGGTTTAGTGAAGAGGAAATCGAGCAATGGCAGGACATTGACTTCCTCCAAAGACTCGGACTGCTTCGTGACAATCAAATCACAAATGCCGCACTACTCTTGTTAGGACGCCCGGAATCCGCAGTCCTGCTCAATCCTCATCCAGCACAAATCACATGGAAACTGGAAAGCACGGAATCAGCCTATCAGCACTACGGACCTCCTTTTTTGCTCAACACGAGCATCATCTATCAGCGCATTCGTAATATAAAGATACGCCTATTACCCGCCAACGAATTGATTGGAGAAGATGTCAGTAAATACGATCAAAAGGTCGTATTGGAAGGTCTCCACAACGCAATCGCTCATCAAGACTACCGCCAAAATGCTCGTGTTATTCTGACCGAATTCACCGATACCCTAAGTATTGAAAACGAAGGAACATTCTACGAAGGCGATCCCAGCCTTTACATCGAAGGGCGCAAGACTCCGCGCCGTTACAGAAATACTTTTCTAGTCAAAGCCATGGCTCAACTGGGAATGATCGATACTATGGGCTACGGAATCCATCGGATGTATCGCAAACAAGCAGCGCGTTCGTTCCCACTGCCGGATTATAATCTTTCCGATAATAATGCCGTGCAACTCACCCTCTACGGCAAGATAGTCGACCCTGCGTATACACGTCTACTCCTACAACACACTGAGATCCCTCTTAATGATGTGATGGCTCTCGACCGCATCCAAAAAGGACTGCCTGCCGATGACCGCATCGTTGCGCGCCTTCGTAAAGCCAAGTGGATCGAAGGCCGTAAACCGAACCTACACATCTCTGCCGAAGTTGCGGCGGCGACCGAAAGCAAAGCGGCTTACATTCGCACCCGTGCACAAGACGACACTTTCTATGAAAAACTGATTATCGATTATTTAAATCAATACAACAGAGCCAGCCGGACTGAAATCGATCAACTACTTCTCAGTAAACTGAGCGACGGACTGACAGAAGCGCAAAAGACAAACAAAGTCCGTAATCTCTTAACTCGCCTACGTATTGAGAAGAAAATACATAATATCGGCTCTCGTGGTAAACCAAGCTGGGCTTTACTAAAAAGTAATGACATTTAG